The following coding sequences lie in one Filimonas effusa genomic window:
- the ade gene encoding adenine deaminase: MANTTNISGQLVDVWQQQIYPATISFENGKISSITRISTEQLQQQYPGAEIPYIMPGFTDSHVHIESSLLVPSEFARLAVVHGTVATVSDPHEIANVCGLPGVHYMIENGKQVPFKFNFGAPSCVPATSFETAGAALNSDDVAALLALNDIRYLSEMMNFPGVLNGDPEVMKKIAAAQAAGKPVDGHAPGLRGEEAAHYIATGISTDHECFTAEEALDKLQHGMMILIREGSAARNFEALIPLLHDYPGDIMFCSDDKHPDSLVAGHINQLCARAVAYDINLFHVLQAACVNPVVHYNLPVGLLREGDPADFILVKDLTHFQVFATYINGLQVSDGPASLIPSLPGLSAINQFHCAPIQPEDLQVSYQQQVTIPVIEALDGQLITNRLELPPLVEHHQIIPNLVNDVLKVVVVNRYHQAPPAIAWIKNFGIQNGAIASSVAHDSHNIIAVGSSDESITEAINLVIAEKGGLSCVIPANDSPTAAGSWQRSVLPLPVAGLMSLNDGYEVAATYTALDRMAKSTGSTLASPFMTLSFMALLVIPHLKLSDKGLFNGNKFQFE; this comes from the coding sequence ATGGCAAACACAACAAACATCAGCGGACAGCTGGTAGACGTATGGCAGCAACAGATCTATCCTGCTACCATTAGTTTTGAGAATGGGAAGATCAGTTCTATCACGCGTATTTCAACAGAACAATTACAGCAACAATATCCGGGCGCTGAAATTCCTTATATCATGCCGGGTTTTACCGATAGCCATGTACATATAGAAAGCTCTCTGCTGGTGCCATCAGAATTTGCCCGCCTGGCGGTTGTTCACGGCACGGTAGCAACCGTTAGCGATCCCCATGAGATAGCCAATGTATGTGGGCTGCCAGGGGTTCATTATATGATTGAAAATGGCAAACAAGTACCTTTCAAGTTCAACTTTGGAGCGCCCAGTTGCGTTCCTGCCACCAGCTTTGAAACGGCTGGTGCTGCTTTAAATAGCGATGATGTAGCAGCCTTGCTGGCGCTCAACGATATCAGGTATCTCAGTGAAATGATGAATTTCCCGGGTGTCCTTAACGGTGATCCCGAGGTAATGAAAAAAATTGCCGCTGCCCAGGCTGCGGGCAAACCTGTTGATGGCCATGCCCCGGGTTTACGCGGTGAAGAAGCCGCCCATTATATCGCCACCGGCATCAGCACCGACCACGAGTGTTTTACCGCCGAAGAAGCGCTCGATAAGCTGCAACATGGCATGATGATCCTCATCCGGGAAGGTAGCGCCGCCCGCAATTTTGAAGCGCTTATTCCCCTGCTGCATGATTATCCCGGGGATATTATGTTCTGTAGCGATGACAAACATCCCGACAGCCTGGTGGCCGGTCATATCAACCAGCTCTGCGCCCGGGCCGTGGCATACGACATCAATCTCTTTCATGTATTACAGGCGGCCTGCGTGAACCCTGTGGTCCATTATAACCTGCCGGTTGGCCTGCTCAGGGAAGGCGATCCGGCCGATTTCATTTTGGTAAAAGACCTGACACATTTCCAGGTATTCGCTACTTATATCAACGGCTTACAGGTTTCTGACGGACCAGCCTCGCTGATACCATCGCTGCCTGGCCTGAGCGCTATCAACCAGTTCCACTGCGCCCCTATTCAGCCAGAAGACCTGCAGGTAAGTTACCAGCAACAGGTTACCATTCCTGTTATAGAAGCACTGGACGGGCAGCTAATCACCAACAGGCTGGAATTACCGCCATTGGTTGAGCATCACCAGATCATTCCTAACCTGGTAAATGATGTACTGAAGGTGGTAGTTGTAAACCGCTATCACCAGGCACCGCCTGCTATTGCCTGGATTAAAAATTTTGGTATTCAAAATGGTGCTATAGCTTCCAGCGTAGCGCATGACAGCCATAATATCATAGCTGTAGGCAGCAGTGATGAAAGTATAACCGAAGCCATTAACCTTGTTATTGCCGAAAAGGGAGGGCTTAGCTGTGTTATTCCCGCCAATGACAGCCCAACTGCTGCCGGTAGCTGGCAACGTTCCGTACTTCCCCTGCCCGTTGCCGGGCTTATGAGCCTCAACGATGGTTATGAAGTGGCTGCCACATACACTGCATTAGACCGGATGGCAAAATCTACAGGCTCAACACTTGCCTCTCCTTTTATGACATTAAGCTTTATGGCTTTACTGGTGATTCCACATCTAAAGCTTAGTGACAAGGGATTATTTAATGGAAATAAATTTCAATTCGAATAA
- a CDS encoding anhydro-N-acetylmuramic acid kinase, protein MVYRAIGIMSGSSLDGLDLVFAELEESRGKWSYEIKAAHCYSYDAAWEQRLRHATQLNAYEYMLLHADYGHYIGNKINEFIDTYQLHHKVQLIASHGHTSFHAPALKMTAQLGDGAAIAAVTGINVVSHLRAIDVALGGQGAPIVPMGEKLLLPQHNYFLNIGGIANISANTDNGYIAYDVCAANRVLNMLAALEGKAFDEGGAIAASGQVNTGLLEKLNALPYYQQTYPKSLANDFGTETIFPLIQSYQLSVADAMSTYAEHIAIQVAKIFEGAIGDAVTTDETASMLVTGGGAFNTYLVQRLSHHLAPFHVTVAIPEPELVQYKEALIMSLLGVLRWREENTVLHSVTGATRSSIGGAVWIGQEA, encoded by the coding sequence ATGGTTTACAGGGCAATTGGCATTATGAGCGGCTCTTCGCTCGACGGATTGGATCTCGTTTTTGCAGAACTCGAAGAAAGCAGGGGTAAATGGTCGTACGAAATTAAAGCGGCGCATTGCTACAGTTATGATGCCGCCTGGGAGCAGCGGCTGCGCCATGCCACCCAGCTGAATGCTTATGAATACATGTTATTACACGCCGATTATGGGCATTATATAGGTAACAAGATCAACGAATTTATAGATACATACCAGCTGCACCATAAGGTACAACTGATCGCCTCTCATGGTCATACCAGCTTTCATGCACCGGCTTTAAAAATGACGGCACAACTGGGAGACGGCGCAGCTATTGCTGCTGTTACAGGTATTAACGTTGTCAGCCACCTGCGTGCTATCGACGTAGCCTTAGGCGGGCAAGGGGCTCCCATTGTTCCTATGGGAGAAAAGCTGTTATTACCACAACACAATTATTTCCTTAACATCGGCGGTATTGCCAATATTTCGGCTAACACCGATAACGGTTATATTGCTTATGACGTATGTGCTGCCAACAGGGTATTGAATATGCTGGCTGCCCTGGAAGGAAAAGCTTTTGATGAAGGAGGCGCTATCGCTGCTTCCGGACAGGTAAACACCGGGTTGCTGGAAAAGCTGAACGCTTTGCCTTATTACCAGCAAACCTATCCCAAGTCTTTGGCAAATGATTTTGGTACAGAAACGATCTTCCCATTGATTCAATCCTATCAATTGTCTGTTGCTGATGCAATGAGCACTTATGCCGAGCATATTGCAATACAAGTGGCAAAGATTTTTGAAGGCGCCATTGGAGATGCCGTCACTACCGATGAAACTGCCTCTATGCTGGTTACAGGTGGTGGTGCTTTCAACACCTACCTGGTACAGCGTTTATCTCATCACCTGGCTCCTTTTCACGTTACCGTTGCCATTCCGGAACCAGAGTTAGTGCAATATAAAGAAGCCCTTATAATGTCACTTTTGGGCGTATTGCGCTGGAGGGAAGAGAATACAGTGCTGCATTCTGTAACCGGCGCAACCCGTAGCAGCATTGGTGGTGCGGTATGGATAGGGCAGGAGGCCTAA
- the upp gene encoding uracil phosphoribosyltransferase: MVVNLSEQHSLVSNWVSELRCIDTQTDRMRFRRNLERIGEVAAYEISKELPWEEVEVQTPLGTHNSKKLAAQPVLCTILRAGLPLHHGMLNYFDRADNAFVSAYRKHHRDGSFEISLDYMSCPSLDDRIVLISDPMLATGASLVKTIDYIRSEGKPASIHVIAAIACTLGIEYVVREAGDDIKIWCGDVDDELTAKGYIVPGLGDAGDLAFGTKMQS; encoded by the coding sequence ATGGTAGTGAATCTCAGCGAGCAACACAGCCTGGTTAGTAACTGGGTCAGCGAATTAAGATGTATTGATACCCAAACGGACCGTATGCGTTTCCGCCGCAACCTGGAACGGATAGGTGAGGTAGCCGCTTATGAAATAAGCAAGGAGCTGCCCTGGGAAGAAGTAGAAGTGCAAACCCCGCTGGGAACCCATAACAGCAAAAAGCTGGCAGCACAGCCGGTGTTGTGCACCATCCTGAGAGCAGGCCTGCCGCTGCATCACGGCATGCTCAACTATTTCGACCGCGCCGACAATGCCTTTGTTTCCGCCTACCGCAAACATCACCGCGATGGCAGTTTCGAGATCAGCCTGGACTATATGAGTTGCCCTTCGCTGGACGACCGTATTGTACTGATCAGCGACCCTATGCTCGCTACAGGCGCCTCGTTGGTGAAAACAATCGACTATATCCGCTCAGAAGGCAAGCCAGCCTCTATTCATGTGATAGCAGCCATTGCCTGTACCTTAGGCATTGAATATGTTGTACGCGAAGCCGGCGATGACATTAAGATCTGGTGTGGAGATGTCGATGATGAGCTAACCGCCAAGGGGTATATTGTACCAGGACTTGGAGATGCAGGCGATCTGGCATTTGGAACTAAGATGCAATCGTAG
- the ispF gene encoding 2-C-methyl-D-erythritol 2,4-cyclodiphosphate synthase, protein MNIRIGQGVDFHQLVEGRDLWLGGVKVPHIKGALGHSDADVLLHAICDALLGAAALGDIGMHFPDTSSEFKDIDSKILLKRTCALITKEGYRIGNIDASLCLQAPKIKPYVAQMQEVIAGIAGITIKDISIKATTTEKLGFVGREEGVVAYASALLFPL, encoded by the coding sequence ATGAATATTAGAATAGGACAGGGTGTTGATTTTCACCAGTTAGTTGAAGGACGTGATCTATGGCTGGGAGGCGTGAAAGTGCCACATATCAAAGGAGCGCTGGGACATAGTGATGCTGATGTATTGTTACATGCTATCTGTGATGCGCTGTTGGGAGCTGCAGCCCTGGGAGATATAGGCATGCATTTCCCCGATACTTCCTCCGAATTTAAAGATATCGACAGCAAAATACTGCTCAAAAGAACCTGTGCGTTAATTACCAAAGAGGGCTATCGCATCGGTAATATCGATGCTTCCTTATGCCTGCAGGCACCCAAGATCAAACCCTATGTGGCCCAAATGCAGGAAGTAATTGCGGGTATCGCCGGCATCACCATAAAAGATATTTCCATAAAAGCCACTACCACCGAAAAACTGGGCTTTGTGGGCCGCGAAGAGGGTGTAGTAGCCTACGCCAGCGCATTATTATTTCCATTATAA
- the dut gene encoding dUTP diphosphatase — translation MEKLSVNIINQSAFALPAYATSGSAGMDLRANITESFTLQPLERTLVPTGLFMALPEGYEAQIRPRSGLAIKQGLTCLNTPGTIDADYRGEIKVILINLSNEPQTVLPGDRIAQMVIQRVAQVEWLAVETLDTTNRGSGGFGHTGKI, via the coding sequence GTGGAAAAATTAAGCGTTAACATCATCAACCAGTCGGCATTTGCACTTCCTGCTTATGCCACTTCGGGCTCGGCGGGAATGGACCTGCGGGCTAATATCACGGAATCATTCACTTTACAGCCTTTGGAACGTACTTTGGTGCCTACCGGGCTGTTTATGGCCTTACCTGAAGGCTATGAGGCGCAAATCCGCCCCAGGAGCGGTTTGGCTATCAAACAGGGGCTTACCTGCCTCAATACCCCTGGCACGATTGATGCAGACTACAGGGGGGAGATTAAAGTAATACTCATCAATCTTTCCAATGAACCACAAACAGTATTACCAGGCGACAGAATTGCCCAGATGGTGATTCAGCGGGTAGCGCAGGTAGAATGGCTTGCCGTAGAAACACTCGACACTACCAACAGAGGTAGCGGCGGTTTTGGTCATACCGGCAAAATTTAA
- a CDS encoding DUF4292 domain-containing protein: protein MKNFLYVSALAFAALLAVTGCRPTKKVQRVENAIAKKDTTARIVVKPEAVDSMSIVKGIIADLDKGLIDFNSFSAKVKVEYQDKDGGDQANAFIQMKKDSAIWISLTGPFNIEGVRLLVTRDSVKLMNKIKKTVQMSSIDYLKELTQTPFDFNTLQDVIIGNPVFIDGKLTSYRKKDNGLQVLIIGNLFKHLVTLDPAQSKILHSKLDDVDANRNRTCDITFGQYKNEGGVNFSTYRKISVAEHSKLDVTLDFKKYTFNEAVSFPFNVPKNFKRK from the coding sequence ATGAAGAATTTTTTATACGTTAGTGCTCTTGCCTTTGCTGCCCTGCTGGCAGTTACAGGATGCCGCCCTACTAAAAAGGTGCAGCGCGTTGAAAATGCGATCGCTAAAAAAGATACCACTGCCCGCATAGTGGTGAAACCGGAAGCAGTAGACTCTATGTCCATTGTAAAAGGCATTATAGCGGACCTGGATAAGGGGTTGATTGATTTCAATAGCTTCTCTGCAAAAGTAAAAGTAGAATACCAGGACAAAGACGGCGGCGACCAGGCCAATGCCTTTATTCAAATGAAAAAGGACAGCGCCATATGGATTTCCCTCACCGGCCCTTTTAATATTGAAGGGGTGCGCCTGCTGGTAACACGTGATAGCGTGAAGCTGATGAACAAGATCAAGAAGACAGTGCAAATGAGCAGCATCGATTACCTGAAAGAACTGACCCAAACGCCGTTTGATTTCAACACTTTACAGGATGTGATCATTGGCAACCCGGTGTTTATTGATGGCAAACTCACTTCTTACAGGAAAAAAGATAATGGCTTACAGGTGCTGATCATTGGCAATTTGTTTAAACACCTGGTAACGCTGGATCCTGCGCAAAGCAAGATCTTACACAGCAAGCTGGATGATGTAGATGCAAACCGCAACAGGACCTGCGATATTACTTTCGGACAATATAAAAACGAGGGTGGCGTTAATTTCTCTACTTACCGCAAGATTTCGGTGGCAGAACATTCAAAGCTGGATGTAACACTTGACTTTAAGAAATACACGTTTAATGAAGCGGTGAGCTTTCCGTTTAATGTGCCGAAAAACTTCAAGCGGAAATAA
- a CDS encoding murein hydrolase activator EnvC family protein produces the protein MTKKLFVSILCLGIAVAAVSQQTKDEIQKKQQELQKELADLNDTYNEIKKNKKQSIGQLQLVQRKIRAREELVSALNKDLRLIDDNIYLTTLEMNRMRRELDTLKMNYAQSLVFAYKNRSNYDYLNFIFSATSFNDALKRVAYLKSYRQYRETQADNIVKTRSVLEQKSQFLTNSKVDKNAALKTQGQQLQVLEEDKREKDKVVQELKGRESEVAADIREREKTRKKLSAALQAAIKRELEEKRREMAAKMLREKQAREEEERKRKAAAVAAAEREKANQPKQGTAATQPSASNNGNANAQPPASTTPSRPSESANTGLVTTGPSNRDYSVFESTSEGLTMSLNFENNKGRLPWPVDKGFILIHFGSYTIPDSKLKGVSDGLVISTPVGTTVKSVADGEVSAVVDLGGEDAVIVIHGKYFTTYSNLSGVSVSRGQKVRAGTILGRASAGSDGDGQTTFMVSNEKGNFFNPEFWLKRR, from the coding sequence ATGACTAAAAAGCTGTTTGTTTCCATATTGTGCTTAGGTATTGCCGTAGCGGCGGTATCGCAGCAGACAAAAGATGAAATCCAGAAAAAACAGCAGGAGCTGCAGAAGGAGCTTGCAGACTTGAATGATACCTACAACGAGATCAAGAAGAATAAGAAACAATCTATAGGGCAGTTACAGCTGGTGCAGCGGAAGATCCGCGCCCGGGAGGAGCTGGTAAGCGCGCTGAATAAGGACTTAAGGCTGATAGATGACAATATTTATCTTACCACCCTGGAGATGAACCGCATGCGCCGGGAGTTGGATACGTTGAAGATGAATTATGCGCAAAGCCTGGTATTCGCTTATAAGAACCGGAGTAACTACGATTATCTCAACTTTATATTTTCCGCCACCAGTTTTAATGATGCACTTAAGCGGGTAGCTTACCTGAAAAGCTATCGTCAATACCGCGAAACACAAGCTGATAACATCGTTAAAACCCGCTCTGTACTTGAACAAAAGTCTCAATTCCTGACTAATAGTAAAGTGGACAAAAATGCTGCCTTGAAAACACAGGGGCAGCAGTTACAGGTACTGGAAGAAGACAAACGTGAGAAAGATAAGGTGGTGCAGGAACTAAAAGGCCGGGAATCTGAAGTTGCTGCTGATATCCGGGAACGGGAGAAAACACGTAAAAAATTGAGCGCTGCTTTACAGGCTGCCATTAAACGCGAACTGGAGGAAAAGCGCCGGGAGATGGCTGCCAAAATGCTGCGAGAAAAGCAAGCTAGAGAAGAAGAGGAACGTAAGCGCAAAGCTGCTGCTGTAGCGGCAGCGGAACGAGAGAAAGCAAATCAACCCAAACAAGGTACAGCTGCTACCCAGCCTTCAGCTTCTAACAATGGTAATGCTAATGCGCAGCCGCCTGCCAGTACCACACCTTCCCGTCCATCAGAGTCGGCAAATACAGGATTAGTGACTACAGGCCCTAGTAACCGGGATTATAGTGTGTTTGAATCTACAAGTGAGGGGCTGACCATGTCGCTCAATTTTGAGAATAATAAAGGCCGTTTGCCTTGGCCGGTGGACAAAGGATTTATCCTGATTCATTTTGGCTCCTATACTATTCCAGATTCGAAGTTAAAAGGGGTAAGCGATGGGCTAGTGATCTCCACACCGGTAGGAACTACAGTTAAGTCTGTGGCTGATGGTGAAGTTTCTGCTGTAGTAGATTTGGGAGGAGAAGATGCAGTTATTGTTATTCATGGTAAATACTTCACTACCTATAGTAATCTTTCAGGAGTATCCGTAAGCCGCGGTCAGAAGGTGCGTGCCGGCACTATTTTGGGAAGGGCGTCAGCTGGTAGCGACGGAGATGGACAAACTACATTTATGGTTTCTAACGAAAAAGGGAACTTTTTCAACCCGGAATTTTGGCTGAAAAGACGCTAG
- a CDS encoding prolyl oligopeptidase family serine peptidase, producing MQKKSLLSLVLLMPILLFSQLKPVKKIIDTTTAFNWPEIGLAYQDDVNLSPDGKYFSYRLKKRWVADGQRILQPVDGKGKTYLFPLDIKCFFSKDSKHFIYYSQNKLTDLSITSGEVEIIDNVKNILIPDKKKGELLIYQLEGARRQLVVKYLQTPEKSMVIDSVSKYALDKKEEHLAILLTKEGHTGKNLRWFDLQTGQQYEIAASSEEEIEAFDFDNSGTRLVFTKVLRQNKSGRTIWLFDALTHKVHKKADSRNAGLSIGEFISSKMPFFSDDARYIFFRVEKSKPVRKETDYVKLDIWNYKDLKPKNACFYPLPDTYAFSASVQEEKLVRLENDSIRLLPSYRKVGDYVITANYIGDQYWKEKVAAGRHFWLVSLKDGSQARFNIVSGCRQYYYSPNGKYIVYGDSVGGKLDYYSFNTLTKETKNLSKYIPTDHLTFTTINGDKLVGPNFLNDVVGWLSDENAVLIYGSFDIFKFYLSGNQKPENITNGYGYKHHTRFALAYEGSLGENLYNSKDTLLLTAFNGENKYNGFYSKCLSENSHLDSLSMQPWIINAFGKRIMPDNDHMMYKGMPPLKATDTDLWLVKCNSTNSAPNYFITNDLKHYRRLTDIQPHRDYNWYTTELVHWQQYDGKRGNGILYKPENFDSKKKYPVIIYHYRELSHKLYHYDIPEPCSDIINIPWFVNRGYIVMAPDVFVAENGSGPGAFNAVASAADWLKTQSYVDENKIGLAGHSQAGFQTDYIVAHTNVFAAALSGAGGADAITSSFITRGCGNLRFYASELRMGTIWEHLDLYLENSPLHIADKIKTPLLLFHCMKDEAVPWELSVQLFIALWRLGSPAWLLQYDEGNHSLLTKRDVLDYTTRLEQFFGHYLKGQPPAEWMTKGVPRELKGIETGLKLIKE from the coding sequence ATGCAAAAAAAAAGTCTCCTAAGCTTAGTATTGCTAATGCCAATACTTCTGTTTAGCCAACTCAAGCCTGTAAAAAAGATTATAGATACTACAACTGCCTTTAACTGGCCTGAAATAGGGCTCGCCTACCAAGACGATGTAAATCTAAGTCCAGATGGAAAATATTTCTCTTATAGGTTAAAAAAAAGATGGGTGGCTGATGGCCAAAGAATTTTGCAGCCGGTAGATGGCAAAGGCAAGACATATCTATTCCCCCTTGATATTAAATGTTTTTTTTCCAAGGACAGCAAACACTTCATTTATTATTCACAAAATAAGCTAACAGATCTGAGTATAACTTCGGGTGAGGTTGAAATAATTGATAATGTAAAAAACATACTAATTCCTGATAAAAAAAAAGGCGAGTTATTGATTTATCAACTAGAGGGGGCGAGGCGCCAATTGGTGGTGAAGTATCTGCAAACACCTGAAAAAAGCATGGTGATAGATTCTGTTAGTAAATACGCTCTAGATAAAAAAGAGGAACATTTAGCTATTTTATTGACAAAAGAAGGACATACAGGCAAAAACCTAAGGTGGTTTGATCTCCAAACAGGGCAGCAATATGAAATAGCTGCGTCTTCCGAAGAAGAAATAGAGGCCTTTGATTTCGACAATTCGGGTACAAGGCTTGTATTCACTAAAGTATTGCGACAAAACAAATCAGGACGCACGATCTGGCTGTTTGATGCTTTAACGCATAAAGTACATAAAAAAGCTGATTCGAGAAATGCTGGCTTAAGCATTGGAGAGTTTATATCATCCAAAATGCCATTTTTTTCTGATGATGCCCGTTATATCTTTTTTAGAGTAGAGAAATCAAAACCTGTAAGAAAAGAAACAGACTATGTCAAACTGGATATTTGGAATTATAAGGATTTAAAACCTAAAAACGCATGCTTTTATCCTTTGCCTGACACATATGCTTTTTCAGCAAGCGTACAAGAGGAAAAATTAGTCCGTCTCGAAAATGATTCAATAAGATTATTGCCTAGCTATAGAAAGGTAGGGGATTATGTTATTACTGCTAATTATATTGGAGATCAGTATTGGAAAGAAAAAGTAGCTGCTGGTCGCCATTTCTGGCTAGTTTCTTTAAAAGATGGCTCGCAAGCGCGCTTTAACATTGTATCAGGTTGTCGACAATATTATTATTCTCCAAATGGGAAATATATTGTTTATGGAGATTCTGTAGGAGGAAAATTAGACTATTACAGCTTCAATACGCTTACAAAGGAAACCAAGAATTTATCGAAATATATCCCAACAGACCACTTAACTTTCACAACAATCAACGGAGATAAGCTAGTTGGGCCAAATTTCCTGAATGACGTAGTGGGTTGGCTATCAGATGAAAATGCTGTTTTGATCTATGGAAGCTTCGATATATTCAAATTTTATTTATCGGGAAATCAAAAGCCTGAAAATATAACAAACGGCTATGGATATAAGCATCATACTCGTTTTGCTTTAGCTTACGAAGGTAGTCTAGGAGAAAATTTATATAATAGTAAAGACACATTACTATTAACCGCATTCAATGGAGAGAACAAATATAATGGATTTTATTCCAAGTGCTTATCTGAAAATAGCCACCTTGATTCCTTATCAATGCAGCCATGGATAATTAATGCATTTGGCAAAAGAATTATGCCCGACAATGACCATATGATGTATAAAGGCATGCCACCATTGAAAGCAACAGACACTGACTTATGGTTGGTTAAGTGCAATTCTACTAATAGTGCTCCAAACTATTTCATAACAAATGACTTAAAACACTATCGAAGGTTAACTGACATCCAGCCTCATCGCGATTATAATTGGTACACAACTGAGTTAGTTCACTGGCAGCAATATGATGGCAAAAGAGGCAACGGCATTTTGTACAAACCAGAAAACTTTGATTCGAAAAAAAAATACCCAGTTATCATCTACCATTACCGAGAGTTGAGTCATAAGCTGTATCATTACGATATACCGGAACCATGTTCAGATATTATTAATATCCCTTGGTTTGTCAATCGAGGGTACATAGTTATGGCCCCCGATGTATTTGTAGCGGAAAACGGTTCAGGGCCTGGTGCGTTTAATGCAGTTGCTTCGGCGGCAGATTGGCTTAAAACACAATCTTATGTAGATGAGAATAAAATTGGTTTGGCTGGTCATAGCCAAGCCGGTTTTCAAACAGATTATATTGTAGCACATACTAATGTTTTTGCAGCAGCGTTGTCCGGAGCAGGTGGCGCAGATGCAATTACCTCCTCATTTATTACAAGAGGATGTGGTAACCTCCGATTTTATGCATCTGAACTAAGAATGGGCACGATATGGGAACATTTGGATCTTTATTTAGAAAATTCGCCATTACATATTGCAGATAAGATTAAAACTCCATTGTTATTGTTTCACTGTATGAAGGATGAGGCAGTGCCTTGGGAGTTATCTGTGCAGCTTTTTATTGCTCTTTGGCGCCTAGGAAGCCCCGCTTGGCTGTTACAATATGATGAAGGTAATCACTCCCTTTTAACTAAACGTGACGTATTAGACTATACAACACGTTTAGAACAATTTTTTGGGCATTATTTAAAAGGACAGCCCCCAGCAGAATGGATGACAAAAGGGGTACCAAGAGAACTAAAAGGTATTGAAACGGGCTTAAAACTAATCAAAGAATAA
- the bshA gene encoding N-acetyl-alpha-D-glucosaminyl L-malate synthase BshA, with product MRIGIVCYPTFGGSGVLATELGKALADKGHSVHFITYQQPVRLNVFNANIYYHEVRVPTYPLFDYPPYEVALASTMVDVIMNHDLDLLHVHYAIPHASAAYMARQIVQKKLGRDVPVITTLHGTDITLVGRDKMYEPVVTFSINESAAITAVSDNLRKETYRHFDISKEIEVIHNFVDVKRFSKKPIEAFRKVIAPKDEKILVHASNFRKVKRVQDVVKVFAEVKRELPVKLLMVGDGPERHIVEELSRELHIDEDVRFLGKQEQIEEILAISDLFLLPSDYESFGLAALEAMAAKVPVLSSNAGGLPEINIEGVTGYLTNVGDVPDMGRKALELLSDTTLLSLLKSQAYEQACRFDIQNVVPLYEKLYNRYCRMY from the coding sequence ATGCGTATAGGAATTGTATGCTATCCCACCTTTGGGGGTAGCGGAGTATTGGCTACAGAGTTAGGAAAGGCATTGGCAGATAAAGGACATTCGGTACATTTTATCACATACCAGCAGCCGGTGCGGCTGAATGTATTCAACGCAAATATTTATTACCACGAGGTAAGGGTGCCTACCTATCCTTTGTTTGATTATCCTCCTTACGAGGTGGCACTGGCGAGTACGATGGTAGATGTAATTATGAATCACGACCTGGATCTATTACATGTTCATTATGCAATACCTCATGCTTCGGCGGCTTATATGGCCCGACAGATTGTTCAAAAGAAACTGGGGCGCGATGTTCCGGTGATCACCACCCTTCATGGTACCGATATTACCTTGGTAGGTAGAGATAAGATGTATGAGCCTGTGGTTACTTTCTCTATCAATGAAAGTGCAGCTATCACTGCGGTATCGGATAATTTGCGAAAGGAAACATATAGGCATTTTGATATCAGCAAGGAAATAGAGGTGATTCACAATTTTGTAGATGTAAAACGATTTAGCAAGAAGCCGATTGAGGCATTTCGGAAGGTGATAGCACCTAAGGATGAGAAGATTTTGGTGCATGCTTCAAATTTCCGGAAGGTGAAGAGGGTGCAGGATGTTGTGAAGGTGTTTGCAGAGGTGAAAAGGGAGCTGCCGGTCAAGTTGTTGATGGTGGGAGATGGGCCTGAACGGCATATAGTCGAGGAATTGTCAAGGGAGTTACATATTGATGAAGATGTGCGTTTCTTAGGTAAGCAGGAGCAGATAGAAGAAATATTGGCAATTTCTGACTTATTTCTACTGCCTTCTGATTATGAAAGTTTTGGATTGGCTGCATTAGAGGCAATGGCTGCGAAGGTGCCAGTACTTAGTAGCAATGCGGGTGGATTGCCTGAAATCAATATAGAAGGTGTAACCGGATATCTTACTAATGTGGGAGATGTGCCTGATATGGGTCGAAAGGCGCTAGAGTTGTTATCAGATACAACACTTTTGAGCCTGCTAAAAAGCCAAGCTTATGAGCAGGCTTGCCGATTTGATATTCAGAATGTAGTGCCTTTGTACGAAAAGCTGTACAATAGATATTGCAGGATGTACTAG